A genomic window from Micromonospora sp. WMMA1947 includes:
- a CDS encoding LuxR family transcriptional regulator has translation MSRWEFVGRTDELNRLLSAVGGPEGRGLLLSGDAGVGKSRLLREGVAALSPERYAIWSVAASATTAALPFGGLVQVLPASQPQGLSPAGILRWAMDVLQEQAAGRPVVLAIDDAHLLDPPSAALVHLVARSENAYVIGTLRNGEQVPLPIRALWTDDLVDLVELGPLCRSETTGLLAAILGGPVDAGSSDRLFQLSAGNPLLLRELVLAADDALNRRYGIWTWTGRLGLAPNLTELIDTRIGQLTPGVRGVVELVAFGEPLGLQLLERAVDPADVETAEERGLITLVHDDRRLNVRLAHPLYGEVMRRRCPVSRTRRLQATLAGLLEQVGKRRREDLLRVAVWRLDSGTAQDVGLLLEAAVQAFGRYDVPLATRLARAALEAGGGTDAAELLATILMFGDRPDEAIGVLDQVAGEIHDDRRRSRWLTVRGMVSYWGLNRESTVEEIAARAEELDDPADRARVRAFEAIMRLHRLDVDVAVRLAQEVLDRPAAPMAARELARCTLAHLQAAQGQYQLSTTAIARVQAEAACWRADMPYLQLAMELARGTRLTLSGDLPGIDAIVADEFADLAGAGDFRLGTGYLAILQAYAARLRGRGDDALRTSLEACAVLATSRVYAGLAHAERAQAAALRGDATHAAEAMAEADRTHAPGMAVLYPWLEQARGAVQAATGDLPGATKHLCALADRLREDGLAGHELLVLLDLVRLDQAAAPVGPTCTDGGRRTVAQRLAELSEQVDGVLPPLVARFGRAAVDGSPEALLAVADGFADRELTVYAAEATALALHRTRHVRAGATGPIRDRLADLLRRCDEISTPALRLLRPTLSEREWEIARLAADGVTSRAIAERLFLSTRTVENHLQRVYSKLGVAGRGELRAALRSMPGHDGADPG, from the coding sequence ATGAGTAGGTGGGAGTTCGTCGGCCGTACGGATGAACTCAACCGTCTGTTGTCGGCGGTCGGCGGCCCGGAGGGGCGCGGGTTGCTCCTCAGCGGCGACGCCGGGGTCGGCAAGAGCCGGCTGCTGCGCGAGGGGGTGGCCGCGCTCTCCCCCGAGCGGTACGCGATCTGGTCCGTCGCGGCCAGTGCCACCACCGCCGCGCTGCCGTTCGGCGGGCTGGTCCAGGTGCTCCCCGCCTCGCAGCCGCAGGGCCTGTCCCCCGCCGGCATCCTGCGCTGGGCCATGGACGTGCTCCAGGAACAGGCCGCCGGCCGGCCCGTCGTGCTCGCCATCGACGACGCGCACCTGCTGGATCCGCCGTCGGCGGCGCTCGTGCACCTGGTCGCCCGGTCGGAGAACGCCTACGTGATCGGGACGCTGCGCAACGGCGAACAGGTCCCGCTGCCGATCCGCGCACTCTGGACGGACGACCTCGTCGACCTGGTCGAGCTGGGCCCGCTGTGCCGCAGCGAGACCACCGGGCTGCTCGCCGCCATCCTCGGTGGGCCGGTCGACGCCGGTTCCTCGGACCGGCTGTTCCAGCTCTCCGCCGGCAACCCGCTGCTGCTGCGGGAGCTGGTGCTGGCCGCCGACGACGCGCTGAACCGCAGGTACGGGATCTGGACCTGGACCGGCCGGCTGGGACTGGCACCCAACCTCACCGAACTCATCGACACGCGGATCGGCCAGCTCACCCCCGGCGTCCGGGGGGTCGTCGAGCTGGTCGCCTTCGGCGAGCCCCTGGGCCTGCAACTGCTGGAACGGGCGGTCGACCCGGCGGACGTGGAGACGGCCGAGGAACGCGGGCTCATCACGCTGGTGCACGACGACCGGCGGCTCAACGTCCGCCTGGCGCACCCGCTCTACGGCGAGGTGATGCGGCGGCGCTGCCCGGTCAGCCGCACCCGCCGGCTCCAGGCCACCCTGGCCGGGCTGCTGGAGCAGGTGGGCAAGCGCCGCCGGGAGGACCTGCTGCGCGTCGCGGTGTGGCGGCTCGACTCGGGTACGGCGCAGGACGTGGGCCTGCTGCTCGAAGCGGCGGTGCAGGCGTTCGGCCGGTACGACGTGCCGCTGGCCACCCGGCTGGCCCGGGCCGCGCTGGAGGCCGGCGGCGGCACGGACGCGGCGGAACTGCTCGCCACCATCCTGATGTTCGGCGACCGGCCGGACGAGGCGATCGGCGTGCTCGACCAGGTCGCCGGCGAGATCCACGACGACCGGCGGCGCAGCCGGTGGCTGACCGTCCGGGGCATGGTCAGCTACTGGGGGCTCAACCGCGAGTCCACGGTGGAGGAGATCGCCGCGCGTGCCGAGGAGCTGGACGACCCGGCCGACCGGGCCCGGGTACGCGCGTTCGAGGCCATCATGCGGCTGCACCGGCTCGACGTCGACGTCGCGGTACGGCTGGCCCAGGAGGTGCTGGACCGGCCGGCCGCCCCGATGGCCGCCCGGGAGCTGGCCCGCTGCACGCTCGCCCACCTCCAGGCCGCCCAGGGGCAGTACCAGCTCAGCACCACCGCGATCGCCCGGGTGCAGGCCGAGGCGGCGTGCTGGCGGGCCGACATGCCCTACCTCCAGCTCGCCATGGAGCTGGCCCGGGGCACCCGGCTGACGCTCTCCGGCGACCTGCCCGGCATCGACGCGATCGTCGCCGACGAGTTCGCCGACCTGGCGGGCGCCGGCGACTTCCGGCTCGGCACCGGCTACCTGGCCATCCTGCAGGCGTACGCGGCGCGGCTGCGCGGGCGCGGCGACGACGCGCTGCGGACCAGCCTGGAGGCGTGCGCGGTGCTCGCCACCAGCCGGGTGTACGCGGGCCTCGCGCACGCCGAGCGAGCCCAGGCCGCCGCGCTGCGCGGAGACGCGACGCACGCGGCCGAGGCGATGGCCGAGGCGGACCGGACGCACGCGCCGGGCATGGCGGTGCTCTACCCGTGGCTGGAGCAGGCCCGGGGCGCGGTCCAGGCCGCCACGGGCGACCTGCCAGGGGCCACCAAGCACCTGTGCGCGCTCGCCGACCGGCTGCGTGAGGACGGCCTGGCCGGGCACGAGCTGCTCGTCCTGCTCGACCTGGTCCGGCTGGACCAGGCCGCCGCGCCGGTCGGCCCGACCTGCACCGACGGTGGCCGGCGCACCGTGGCGCAACGCCTGGCCGAACTCTCCGAGCAGGTCGACGGCGTGCTGCCGCCGCTCGTCGCCCGGTTCGGCCGGGCCGCCGTCGACGGCTCGCCGGAGGCGCTGCTCGCAGTCGCCGACGGCTTCGCCGACCGGGAGCTGACCGTGTACGCGGCCGAGGCGACCGCGCTGGCGCTGCACCGGACGCGACACGTCCGCGCCGGCGCCACCGGGCCGATCCGGGACCGCCTGGCCGATCTGCTGCGCCGCTGCGACGAGATCTCCACCCCGGCGCTGCGGCTGCTGCGCCCCACGCTGAGCGAGCGGGAGTGGGAGATCGCCCGGCTGGCCGCCGACGGTGTGACCAGCCGCGCCATCGCCGAACGGCTGTTCCTGTCCACGCGCACGGTGGAGAACCACCTCCAGCGCGTCTACAGCAAACTCGGCGTCGCCGGGCGCGGCGAGTTGCGGGCCGCACTGCGGTCCATGCCGGGGCACGACGGCGCGGACCCGGGCTGA
- a CDS encoding nicotinate phosphoribosyltransferase gives MSSLRPALLTDHYELTMVSAALRDGTADRRCVFEVFSRRLPAGRRYGVVAGTGRLIEMIRDFRFDPAEIDFLRRTGVVDDRAAQWLADYRFTGDVDGYAEGELFFPGSPILTVSGTFAECVVLETLVLSVLNHDCAVAAAAARMVTAARGRALIEMGSRRAHEEAAVAAARAAYLAGFRFTSNLAAGQRYGIPTAGTAAHAFTLLHDDERAAFASQVATLGKDTTLLVDTYDIAQGIRNAIAVAGPELRAVRIDSGDLAVIAQQSRELLDSLGATETKIIVSGDLDEYAIAALAAEPVDMYGAGTAVVTGSGAPTAGLVYKLVEVEGRPVVKRSEHKATIGGRKVAVRRHKPTGTATEEVIVPQGVPDRQPNDRLLQHSYVVSGEPATLPTLEESRDHLRQCLISIPWEGLKLSAGDPAVPVTVVPAS, from the coding sequence GTGAGCTCCCTTCGCCCCGCGCTGCTGACCGACCACTACGAGCTGACCATGGTCAGCGCGGCCCTGCGTGACGGCACGGCCGACCGACGCTGCGTCTTCGAGGTGTTCAGCCGGCGGCTGCCGGCCGGGCGCCGGTACGGCGTGGTCGCCGGAACCGGCCGGCTGATCGAGATGATCCGCGACTTCCGGTTCGACCCGGCGGAGATCGACTTCCTGCGCCGTACCGGTGTGGTGGACGACCGGGCGGCACAGTGGCTGGCCGACTACCGGTTCACCGGCGACGTCGACGGCTACGCCGAGGGCGAGCTGTTCTTCCCCGGATCCCCGATCCTCACCGTGTCCGGCACGTTCGCCGAGTGCGTGGTGCTGGAGACGCTCGTGCTCTCCGTGCTCAACCACGACTGCGCGGTCGCCGCCGCGGCGGCCCGGATGGTCACCGCGGCCCGGGGCCGGGCACTGATCGAGATGGGCTCCCGCCGGGCGCACGAGGAGGCCGCCGTCGCCGCCGCGCGGGCCGCCTACCTGGCCGGGTTCCGGTTCACCTCCAACCTGGCCGCCGGGCAGCGCTACGGCATCCCCACCGCGGGCACCGCCGCACACGCCTTCACGCTCCTGCACGACGACGAGCGGGCCGCGTTCGCCTCCCAGGTCGCCACGCTGGGCAAGGACACCACGCTGCTCGTCGACACGTACGACATCGCCCAGGGCATCCGCAACGCGATCGCGGTGGCCGGGCCGGAGCTGCGGGCGGTCCGGATCGACTCCGGCGACCTCGCCGTGATCGCCCAGCAGTCCCGGGAACTGCTCGACTCGCTCGGCGCCACCGAGACGAAGATCATCGTCTCGGGCGACCTCGACGAGTACGCCATCGCCGCGCTCGCCGCCGAACCGGTCGACATGTACGGCGCCGGCACCGCTGTGGTGACCGGCTCCGGAGCGCCCACCGCCGGCCTGGTCTACAAGCTGGTCGAGGTGGAGGGGCGACCGGTGGTCAAGCGCTCCGAGCACAAGGCCACCATCGGCGGCCGGAAGGTCGCGGTCCGCCGGCACAAGCCGACCGGCACCGCCACCGAGGAGGTCATCGTGCCGCAGGGCGTGCCGGACCGGCAGCCGAACGACCGGTTGCTCCAGCACTCGTACGTCGTGTCGGGCGAGCCCGCGACGCTGCCCACGCTGGAGGAGTCCCGGGACCACCTGCGCCAGTGCCTGATCTCCATCCCGTGGGAGGGGCTCAAGCTCTCCGCCGGGGATCCGGCCGTACCCGTGACCGTCGTACCCGCGAGCTGA
- a CDS encoding isochorismatase family protein, producing the protein MANALIIVDVQNDFCEGGSLAVGGGAGVAAGISRLLAAEPDRWDHVVATKDYHIDPGAHFGDPPDYVDSWPRHCVVGTAGSEFHSELATDRVEAIFHKGEHAAAYSGFEGHATDGECLADWLRRHDVDQVDVVGIATDHCVRATALDAAREGFRTTVLLDLTAAVAPGTLDVALRALDGAGVTMVGEPVITAA; encoded by the coding sequence ATGGCGAACGCCCTGATCATCGTGGACGTGCAGAACGACTTCTGCGAGGGCGGCTCCCTCGCGGTCGGCGGCGGAGCCGGAGTGGCAGCGGGCATCTCCCGGCTGCTCGCCGCCGAGCCGGACCGGTGGGACCACGTGGTCGCGACGAAGGACTACCACATCGACCCGGGCGCGCACTTCGGCGACCCGCCGGACTACGTCGACTCCTGGCCCCGGCACTGCGTGGTCGGCACCGCCGGTTCCGAGTTCCACAGCGAGCTGGCGACCGACCGGGTGGAGGCGATCTTCCACAAGGGCGAGCACGCGGCCGCGTACTCCGGTTTCGAGGGCCACGCCACCGACGGCGAGTGCCTGGCCGACTGGCTGCGGCGGCACGACGTGGACCAGGTCGACGTGGTGGGCATCGCCACCGACCACTGCGTGCGCGCGACCGCCCTGGACGCCGCCCGGGAGGGCTTCCGCACCACTGTGCTGCTCGACCTGACCGCCGCCGTCGCGCCGGGCACGCTCGACGTCGCACTGCGGGCGCTGGACGGCGCCGGGGTGACCATGGTGGGCGAGCCTGTGATCACCGCCGCTTGA
- a CDS encoding MFS transporter, with amino-acid sequence MAPEVRTVVNLKPYREALALPGLRSLLLVSVLARVPLTATGVTLTFYVVLDLGRGYGAAGLVGAASTIGAAVGAPLLGRLIDRRGLRPVLVLTTVAEALFWSAAPTLPYPVLLPAAFLAGLLALPIFSMIRQSIAALVPVEKRRPAYALDSIAMELSFMVGPALAVALATAVTPRLTLWAVGAGIVGSGICFWLLNPPVRAADEQAGPQRPVHRREWLTPRLLAVLAVSLAGTLVLGGTDVAVVAVLRSGGEIGWTGAVLAAWAVASLVGGFAYGAVRRSFSPLALMAALSLATIPVGLGGSHWWLLCLALIPAGALCAPTLASTSDAVSRLAPPSVRGLAMGLHGSAVTVGIALGAPLAGAVIDATAPVWGFVVTGAIGALVALAVLPIELRHRRTAAVTPTPTLEPDLTPAPL; translated from the coding sequence ATGGCGCCGGAGGTACGGACCGTCGTGAACCTGAAGCCTTACCGGGAGGCGCTCGCCCTACCCGGTCTCCGATCGTTGCTGCTGGTGTCGGTCCTGGCCCGCGTGCCGCTGACCGCCACCGGGGTGACGCTCACCTTCTACGTGGTGCTCGACCTGGGCCGCGGCTACGGCGCCGCCGGCCTGGTCGGCGCCGCGTCGACGATCGGCGCGGCGGTCGGCGCCCCGCTGCTCGGGCGGCTCATCGACCGCCGAGGGCTCCGGCCGGTGCTGGTGCTCACGACCGTCGCCGAAGCGCTGTTCTGGTCCGCCGCGCCCACGCTGCCGTACCCGGTGCTGCTGCCCGCCGCGTTCCTCGCCGGGCTGCTCGCCCTGCCGATCTTCTCGATGATCCGCCAGTCGATCGCCGCGCTCGTGCCGGTGGAGAAGCGCCGACCCGCGTACGCGCTGGACTCGATCGCGATGGAGCTGTCGTTCATGGTCGGCCCGGCGCTCGCCGTCGCCCTGGCCACCGCCGTCACGCCGCGCCTGACGCTCTGGGCGGTCGGCGCCGGGATCGTCGGCTCCGGCATCTGTTTCTGGCTGCTCAACCCGCCGGTCCGCGCCGCCGACGAGCAGGCCGGGCCGCAGCGCCCGGTGCACCGCCGCGAGTGGCTCACCCCGCGTCTGCTCGCCGTGCTGGCCGTCAGCCTCGCCGGCACGCTGGTGCTCGGCGGCACCGACGTCGCAGTGGTCGCCGTGCTCCGCTCCGGCGGCGAGATCGGCTGGACCGGCGCCGTGCTGGCCGCCTGGGCGGTCGCCTCACTGGTGGGCGGCTTCGCCTACGGCGCGGTACGCCGCTCGTTCTCCCCGCTGGCGCTGATGGCGGCGCTGAGCCTCGCCACCATCCCGGTCGGGCTGGGCGGGTCGCACTGGTGGCTGCTCTGTCTCGCGCTGATCCCGGCCGGAGCGCTCTGCGCCCCCACCCTCGCATCCACCTCCGACGCGGTCAGCCGGCTGGCCCCGCCCTCCGTACGGGGCCTGGCCATGGGCCTGCACGGCTCGGCCGTGACAGTGGGCATCGCGCTCGGCGCACCGCTGGCCGGTGCGGTCATCGACGCGACGGCACCCGTGTGGGGCTTCGTGGTCACCGGTGCGATCGGCGCGCTGGTGGCGCTGGCGGTGCTCCCGATCGAGCTGCGCCACCGCCGTACCGCAGCCGTCACCCCCACCCCTACCCTCGAGCCCGACTTGACCCCCGCGCCCTTGTAG
- the ctaD gene encoding cytochrome c oxidase subunit I: MTTVAPKPVVTRPWPVREPVKGSAIARLLRTTDAKQIGIMYMVTAFVFFMIGGLMALIMRAELAQPGLQFLSPEQYNQLFTMHGTIMLLFFATPIVFAFANYVVPLQIGAPDVSFPRLNAFAYWLYLFGGTLATAGFIAPGGAADFGWTAYTPLSTADHAPGVGANMWVVGLAISGLGTILGAVNLITTILTLRAPGMTMFRMPIFTWNMLVTSLLAILVFPLLAAALFALAADRLMGAHVYDPATGGPMLWQHLFWFFGHPEVYIIALPFFGIISEIIPVFSRKPIFGYKGLVAATIAIAALSMSVWAHHMFATGQVLLPFFSFLSYLIAVPTGMKFFNWIGTMWRGQITFETPMLFSIGFLVTFLFGGLTGVLLASPPLDFHLHDSYFVVAHFHYVLFGTIVFAVFAGIYFWFPKMFGRMLDERLGKIHFWLTMIGFHTTFLVQHWLGNEGMPRRYADYQAADGFTTLNTISTIGAFITGISTLPFIWNCWKSYKTGPVVEVDDPWGHGNSLEWATSSPPPLRNFDRMPRIRSERPAFDAKFPELAAGQSLAGPPEGGAKPLTSEVNGGASYQEDTAGNLDKR, translated from the coding sequence GTGACCACCGTCGCACCCAAGCCGGTCGTGACCCGGCCCTGGCCGGTCCGCGAGCCGGTCAAGGGGTCGGCCATCGCGCGGCTGCTGCGCACCACGGACGCGAAGCAGATCGGGATCATGTACATGGTCACCGCGTTCGTGTTCTTCATGATCGGTGGCCTGATGGCCCTGATCATGCGCGCCGAACTCGCGCAACCGGGCCTTCAGTTCCTGTCGCCCGAGCAGTACAACCAGCTCTTCACCATGCACGGCACGATCATGCTGCTGTTCTTCGCGACGCCGATCGTGTTCGCCTTCGCGAACTACGTGGTGCCGCTGCAGATCGGCGCGCCGGACGTGTCGTTCCCCCGGCTCAACGCGTTCGCCTACTGGCTGTACCTGTTCGGCGGCACGCTCGCCACCGCGGGCTTCATCGCCCCGGGTGGCGCGGCCGACTTCGGCTGGACCGCGTACACGCCGCTGAGCACCGCCGACCACGCCCCGGGCGTCGGCGCCAACATGTGGGTCGTCGGCCTGGCCATCTCCGGTCTGGGCACGATCCTCGGCGCGGTCAACCTGATCACCACGATCCTGACGCTGCGCGCACCCGGCATGACCATGTTCCGGATGCCGATCTTCACCTGGAACATGCTGGTCACCAGCCTGCTGGCGATCCTGGTCTTCCCGCTGCTGGCCGCCGCGCTGTTCGCGCTCGCCGCGGACCGCCTGATGGGCGCCCACGTGTACGACCCGGCGACCGGCGGGCCGATGCTCTGGCAGCACCTGTTCTGGTTCTTCGGTCACCCCGAGGTGTACATCATCGCGCTGCCGTTCTTCGGCATCATCAGCGAGATCATCCCGGTGTTCTCCCGGAAGCCGATCTTCGGCTACAAGGGCCTCGTGGCCGCCACCATCGCCATCGCCGCCCTGTCGATGAGCGTCTGGGCGCACCACATGTTCGCCACCGGCCAGGTGCTGCTGCCGTTCTTCAGCTTCCTGAGCTACCTGATCGCCGTGCCCACCGGTATGAAGTTCTTCAACTGGATCGGCACCATGTGGCGGGGCCAGATCACGTTCGAGACGCCGATGCTGTTCTCGATCGGCTTCCTGGTGACCTTCCTCTTCGGTGGTCTCACCGGCGTGCTGCTGGCCAGCCCGCCGCTCGACTTCCACCTGCACGACTCGTACTTCGTGGTGGCGCACTTCCACTACGTGCTCTTCGGCACCATCGTGTTCGCCGTGTTCGCCGGCATCTACTTCTGGTTCCCGAAGATGTTCGGCCGGATGCTCGACGAGCGGCTCGGCAAGATCCACTTCTGGCTGACCATGATCGGCTTCCACACCACGTTCCTGGTGCAGCACTGGCTGGGCAACGAGGGCATGCCGCGCCGGTACGCCGACTACCAGGCCGCCGACGGCTTCACCACGCTGAACACGATCTCCACGATCGGCGCTTTCATCACCGGTATCTCGACGCTGCCGTTCATCTGGAACTGCTGGAAGTCGTACAAGACCGGCCCGGTGGTCGAGGTCGACGACCCGTGGGGTCACGGCAACTCGCTCGAGTGGGCCACCAGCTCCCCGCCGCCGCTGCGCAACTTCGACCGGATGCCGCGCATCCGCTCCGAGCGGCCGGCGTTCGACGCGAAGTTCCCCGAGCTGGCCGCCGGGCAGAGCCTCGCCGGACCGCCCGAGGGTGGTGCCAAGCCGCTGACCAGCGAGGTCAACGGTGGCGCCAGCTACCAGGAGGACACCGCAGGCAACCTCGACAAGCGCTAG
- a CDS encoding FAD-dependent monooxygenase, which produces MGGSPLRILVVGAGIAGLAVARALRLAGFRPDVTERLPPTESTESGLYLPGNAARAMRRLDLDGPLRPLGQVIHRQRFLDAAGAPLCEVDLDALWAGVGECRALPRAELHRVLLTGAGGAVRHGAEVSTVDPLPGGVAVGFTDGTTAEYDLVVGADGPRSAVRTLAALGGPPRPAGQVVYRALVRGGPRIADWTALLGQRAGFLVVPLGAGRLYCYADEAGTDLPADPLARLHELFGSYGGPVPEVLAALETVCAERTEEVELGRWFHGRVLLVGDAAHATAPTLSQGAAMALEDAVVLAESLRAAGSVDAALLAYESRRRPRTRWVRDRTRDRNRTRDVPPALRDPLLRGRGGRIFREHYRLLTGPL; this is translated from the coding sequence ATGGGTGGTTCCCCCCTGCGCATCCTCGTCGTCGGCGCGGGCATCGCCGGCCTCGCCGTGGCCCGGGCGCTGCGCCTGGCGGGGTTCCGGCCCGACGTCACCGAGCGGCTGCCACCCACCGAGTCGACCGAGAGCGGCCTCTACCTGCCCGGCAACGCCGCCCGGGCGATGCGCCGGCTCGACCTCGACGGGCCGCTGCGCCCGCTCGGCCAGGTGATCCACCGGCAGCGCTTCCTCGACGCCGCCGGAGCGCCGCTGTGCGAGGTCGACCTCGACGCGCTCTGGGCCGGCGTGGGGGAGTGCCGGGCGCTGCCCCGGGCCGAACTGCACCGGGTGCTGCTCACCGGCGCCGGCGGCGCGGTGCGCCACGGCGCCGAGGTGAGCACCGTCGACCCGCTGCCCGGCGGGGTCGCCGTCGGCTTCACCGACGGCACCACAGCGGAGTACGACCTGGTCGTCGGCGCCGACGGACCCCGCTCGGCGGTACGCACGCTCGCCGCGCTCGGCGGACCGCCACGCCCCGCCGGGCAGGTGGTCTACCGCGCCCTGGTGCGCGGCGGCCCCCGCATCGCGGACTGGACCGCCCTGCTCGGCCAGCGGGCCGGGTTCCTGGTGGTGCCGCTCGGCGCCGGGCGGCTCTACTGCTACGCCGACGAGGCCGGCACCGACCTGCCCGCCGATCCGCTGGCCCGCCTGCACGAGTTGTTCGGCTCCTACGGCGGCCCGGTGCCCGAGGTGCTGGCCGCGCTGGAGACCGTGTGCGCCGAGCGCACCGAGGAGGTCGAGCTGGGACGCTGGTTCCACGGCCGGGTGCTGCTCGTCGGTGATGCCGCTCACGCCACCGCGCCGACGCTCTCCCAGGGTGCCGCCATGGCACTGGAGGACGCCGTCGTGCTCGCCGAGTCGCTGCGGGCCGCCGGCAGCGTCGACGCCGCGCTGCTCGCGTACGAGAGTCGCCGCCGCCCGCGTACCCGCTGGGTGCGGGACCGGACCCGGGACCGCAACCGCACCCGCGACGTGCCGCCGGCGCTGCGCGACCCGTTGCTGCGCGGACGCGGCGGAAGGATCTTCCGGGAGCACTACCGGCTCCTGACCGGCCCGCTCTGA
- a CDS encoding cellulose binding domain-containing protein, with product MKRPLRAIAAAGLLAAGTLVAVALGGTASADTQICEQYGSTTIGGKYVVQNNRWGTSAQQCINVTSTGFSITRADGSAPTNGAPVAYPSIFVGCHYTNCSPGTNLPVQVKNISSAPSSISYNYVSGAIFNASYDIWLDPSPKRDGVNQMEIMIWLNRQGSIQPIGSPVGTATIAGRTWEVWRGSNGSNNVISYLSPSAIPSFSFDALAFINDTRNRGAITNDWYLTSIQAGFEPWQGGVGLAVNSFSQNVNTGSNPPPTSPGPTTPPPSGGASCTVTYKAANVWNNGFTADVTVKNTGSGTINGWTLNYNLPSGQTVTNAWNATVSQSGSAVTARNAGYNGTLAPGASTSFGYQATLNGSYSAPSSFTLNGSTCARG from the coding sequence ATGAAGCGTCCACTCAGGGCCATCGCGGCGGCCGGACTGCTCGCCGCCGGCACCCTCGTCGCCGTCGCGCTCGGCGGCACCGCCTCCGCCGACACCCAGATCTGCGAGCAGTACGGCTCGACCACGATCGGCGGCAAGTACGTGGTGCAGAACAACCGCTGGGGCACCAGTGCCCAGCAGTGCATCAACGTCACCTCGACCGGCTTCTCCATCACCCGGGCGGACGGCTCCGCGCCGACCAACGGGGCGCCGGTCGCGTACCCGTCGATCTTCGTGGGCTGCCACTACACCAACTGCTCGCCCGGCACGAACCTGCCGGTGCAGGTGAAGAACATCAGCAGCGCGCCGTCCAGCATCAGCTACAACTACGTCAGCGGCGCGATCTTCAACGCGTCGTACGACATCTGGCTCGACCCGTCACCCAAGCGCGACGGCGTGAACCAGATGGAGATCATGATCTGGCTCAACCGGCAGGGCTCGATCCAGCCCATCGGCTCGCCGGTCGGCACCGCCACCATCGCCGGCCGCACCTGGGAGGTCTGGCGCGGCAGCAACGGCTCCAACAACGTCATCTCGTACCTGTCGCCGTCGGCCATCCCCAGCTTCAGCTTCGACGCGCTGGCGTTCATCAACGACACCCGTAACCGGGGCGCGATCACGAACGACTGGTACCTGACCAGCATCCAGGCCGGCTTCGAGCCGTGGCAGGGCGGCGTCGGGCTGGCTGTCAACTCGTTCTCGCAGAACGTCAACACCGGCTCCAACCCGCCGCCGACCTCGCCCGGACCTACCACGCCCCCGCCGTCGGGCGGCGCATCCTGCACCGTCACCTACAAGGCGGCGAACGTCTGGAACAACGGCTTCACCGCCGACGTGACGGTCAAGAACACCGGCTCCGGCACGATCAACGGCTGGACGCTCAACTACAACCTGCCCTCCGGGCAGACCGTCACCAACGCGTGGAACGCCACTGTCAGCCAGAGCGGCTCCGCGGTGACCGCCCGCAACGCCGGCTACAACGGCACGCTGGCGCCCGGCGCGTCCACCAGCTTCGGCTACCAGGCGACGCTGAACGGCAGCTACTCCGCACCGAGCAGCTTCACGCTCAACGGCTCCACCTGCGCCCGCGGCTGA
- a CDS encoding aldo/keto reductase — translation MDSDQPTLPLTGDVRIPLLGFGTWQATGEAGYQAVLAALDAGYRHIDTATMYGNEKEVGRAVKESGLRREDVFITTKLPPDRVGRERETIEASLAALDTDYVDLWLVHWPPSAPGDSIPVWREMLAARDENMARTVGVSNYSIGQIDELIQATEETPAVNQIRWSPSLYDRQTHVAHRDRGVALEGYSPFKTSDLSDPVLVRIAQAHDVSPAQVVLRWHIDHEIVVIPKSVTPERIRANADVFGFSLTAEEMRDIDALAG, via the coding sequence ATGGACAGCGACCAGCCCACCCTTCCGCTCACCGGCGACGTCCGGATCCCGCTGCTCGGCTTCGGCACGTGGCAGGCCACCGGTGAGGCCGGCTATCAGGCCGTGCTCGCCGCGCTCGACGCCGGCTACCGCCACATCGACACCGCCACCATGTACGGCAACGAGAAGGAGGTCGGGCGGGCGGTCAAGGAGAGCGGGCTGCGCCGGGAGGACGTCTTCATCACCACGAAGCTGCCGCCGGACCGGGTGGGCCGGGAGCGGGAGACCATCGAGGCCAGCCTGGCCGCCCTGGACACCGACTACGTCGACCTGTGGCTGGTGCACTGGCCGCCGTCCGCGCCCGGCGACAGCATCCCGGTGTGGCGGGAGATGCTCGCCGCGCGGGACGAGAACATGGCGCGCACGGTCGGGGTGAGCAACTACTCGATCGGGCAGATCGACGAGCTGATCCAGGCCACCGAGGAGACGCCCGCGGTCAACCAGATCCGCTGGAGCCCGTCGCTGTACGACAGGCAGACGCACGTCGCGCACCGGGACCGGGGGGTGGCGCTGGAGGGGTACAGCCCGTTCAAGACAAGTGACCTGTCCGACCCGGTGCTGGTCCGCATCGCCCAGGCGCACGACGTGTCCCCGGCCCAGGTGGTGCTGCGCTGGCACATCGACCACGAGATCGTGGTCATCCCCAAGTCGGTCACGCCGGAACGCATCCGCGCGAACGCCGACGTGTTCGGGTTCTCGCTCACCGCCGAGGAGATGCGCGACATCGACGCCCTCGCCGGCTGA